In Kitasatospora gansuensis, a genomic segment contains:
- a CDS encoding HhH-GPD-type base excision DNA repair protein, with translation MATEIHLAQQDEADELLGRSPLAALVGMLLDQQIPMEWAFTGPRTILDRIGGDDLDAHRIAAYDPEEFATLVSEKPAVHRYPGSMAKRVQQLCQFLVAEYGGEAAAVWAGVATGAELLKRLEALPGFGKQKSQIFLALLGKQYGVRPKGWREAAGAYGEQGSYRSVADITGPESLVKVRAHKQEMKQAAKAEKAAKLK, from the coding sequence ATGGCTACCGAAATCCACCTGGCACAGCAGGACGAGGCGGACGAACTGCTCGGGCGCAGCCCGTTGGCGGCGCTGGTCGGCATGCTGCTGGATCAGCAGATCCCGATGGAGTGGGCGTTCACCGGGCCGCGGACGATCCTGGACCGGATCGGCGGGGACGATCTCGACGCGCACCGGATCGCCGCGTACGACCCCGAGGAGTTCGCCACGCTGGTGTCGGAGAAGCCGGCCGTGCACCGGTATCCGGGGTCGATGGCGAAGCGGGTGCAGCAGCTGTGCCAGTTCCTGGTGGCGGAGTACGGCGGGGAGGCGGCGGCGGTCTGGGCGGGGGTGGCGACCGGGGCCGAGCTGTTGAAGCGGCTGGAGGCGCTGCCGGGGTTCGGCAAGCAGAAGTCGCAGATCTTCCTGGCGCTGCTGGGCAAGCAGTACGGGGTCCGGCCGAAGGGCTGGCGGGAGGCCGCTGGGGCGTACGGAGAGCAGGGCAGCTACCGCTCGGTGGCGGACATCACCGGGCCCGAGTCGCTGGTGAAGGTGCGGGCGCACAAACAGGAGATGAAGCAGGCGGCGAAGGCGGAGAAGGCCGCGAAGCTCAAGTGA
- a CDS encoding KTSC domain-containing protein, translating into MNRQRVESSCLRSVGHQGTTLELEFHSGSVYRYLGVPPEVHRSLLAAPSLGRHFHQHIRDHYPYERLT; encoded by the coding sequence ATGAACCGTCAACGGGTGGAATCCAGCTGCCTACGCTCCGTCGGCCACCAGGGCACGACGCTCGAGCTCGAGTTCCACAGCGGCTCGGTCTACCGCTACCTGGGCGTGCCGCCGGAGGTGCACCGCTCGCTGCTGGCCGCGCCGAGTCTCGGCCGCCACTTCCACCAGCACATCCGCGACCACTACCCGTACGAGCGGCTCACTTGA
- the upp gene encoding uracil phosphoribosyltransferase, translating to MRLHVVDHPLVAHKLSTLRDERTDSPTFRRLTDELVTLLAYEATRDVRTEQVEVTTPVAVTTGTRLSYPRPLVVPILRAGLGMLDGMTRLLPTAEVGFLGMVRNEETLEASTYATRMPDDLSGRQVYVLDPMLATGGTLVAAIRMLIERGATDVMAVVLLAAPEGVAVMERELAGLPVTVVTAAVDERLNENGYIVPGLGDAGDRLYGTAG from the coding sequence ATGCGTCTCCATGTCGTCGACCACCCGCTGGTGGCCCACAAGCTCTCCACCCTGCGCGACGAGCGCACCGACTCGCCGACCTTCCGTCGGCTGACCGACGAGCTGGTCACTCTCCTCGCGTACGAGGCCACCCGGGACGTCCGGACCGAGCAGGTGGAGGTCACCACCCCGGTCGCGGTCACCACCGGCACCCGGCTGAGCTACCCGCGCCCGCTGGTGGTGCCGATCCTGCGCGCCGGGCTCGGCATGCTGGACGGCATGACCCGGCTGCTGCCGACCGCCGAGGTCGGCTTCCTGGGCATGGTGCGGAACGAGGAGACCCTGGAGGCGTCCACCTACGCCACCCGGATGCCGGACGACCTCTCGGGCCGTCAGGTGTACGTGCTGGACCCGATGCTGGCCACCGGCGGCACGCTGGTCGCGGCGATCCGGATGCTGATCGAGCGCGGCGCCACCGACGTCATGGCCGTGGTGCTGCTGGCCGCGCCGGAGGGCGTCGCGGTGATGGAGCGCGAGCTGGCCGGGCTGCCGGTCACCGTGGTCACCGCCGCCGTGGACGAGCGGCTGAACGAGAACGGCTACATCGTGCCGGGCCTGGGCGACGCGGGCGACCGCCTGTACGGCACCGCCGGCTGA
- a CDS encoding YbhB/YbcL family Raf kinase inhibitor-like protein yields the protein MSQRAPIPYEFLPPVPSFELTSADLTDGGRTPAVHVHSGGNESPQLSWSGFPAGTRGFAVTCFDPDAPTASGWWHWLAVNLPAGTTELPRGAGASDASLPGAAFHVRNDSSGHRYDGAAPPPGPAHRYVFAVHALDVPALDLGPDTPAAVVGFQLTFHTLGRALLTVEHARA from the coding sequence ATGAGCCAGCGCGCGCCGATCCCGTACGAATTCCTGCCGCCCGTACCGTCGTTCGAGCTCACCAGTGCCGATCTGACGGACGGTGGGCGGACGCCCGCCGTGCACGTCCACAGCGGCGGCAACGAGTCCCCGCAGCTCTCCTGGTCCGGCTTCCCGGCCGGGACCCGGGGCTTCGCGGTCACCTGCTTCGACCCCGACGCGCCCACCGCCAGTGGCTGGTGGCACTGGCTCGCGGTCAACCTCCCGGCCGGCACCACCGAACTGCCGCGCGGCGCGGGCGCGTCCGACGCGAGCCTGCCCGGCGCGGCCTTCCACGTCCGCAACGACTCCTCCGGCCACCGTTACGACGGCGCCGCCCCGCCGCCCGGGCCGGCCCACCGGTACGTCTTCGCGGTGCACGCCCTCGACGTCCCGGCGCTGGACCTCGGCCCGGACACCCCGGCGGCCGTGGTCGGCTTCCAGCTGACCTTCCACACGCTCGGCCGGGCGCTGCTGACGGTGGAGCACGCCAGGGCCTGA
- a CDS encoding LytR C-terminal domain-containing protein — MLTPQGLKGKQYRITGNSYPRLGRPPRRSRKVLALIGSLLALALIGLGGVQLVDIFSGKNRSGTAQACASPSSAVSGKPLAAPDAAPGAPSAVPSSTAVPQPAAVTVNIYNATAKSGLAARTAEEFKKRGFTIGKVGNAPATVEKLPTTTIQVISGPAGLGGATLLAAQVTGATKSADTRVDPSVDVVVGDAFTALLDPTQAAAALAVATKPSPTPSPVPGSC; from the coding sequence ATGTTGACTCCCCAGGGACTGAAGGGGAAGCAGTACCGGATCACCGGTAACTCCTACCCCCGCCTTGGACGCCCGCCCCGCAGGAGCCGTAAGGTCCTCGCCCTGATCGGCTCGCTGCTCGCCCTCGCCCTGATCGGCCTCGGCGGAGTGCAGTTGGTGGACATCTTCTCCGGCAAGAACCGGAGCGGTACCGCCCAGGCCTGCGCCTCCCCGAGCTCGGCCGTCTCCGGCAAGCCGCTGGCCGCGCCGGACGCCGCACCCGGTGCGCCCTCGGCAGTGCCGAGCAGCACCGCCGTACCGCAGCCGGCCGCCGTCACGGTGAACATCTACAACGCCACGGCCAAGTCCGGCCTGGCCGCGCGGACCGCCGAGGAGTTCAAGAAGCGCGGCTTCACCATCGGCAAGGTCGGCAACGCGCCGGCCACCGTCGAGAAGCTGCCCACCACCACCATCCAGGTGATCAGCGGCCCGGCCGGTCTCGGCGGCGCCACCCTGCTCGCCGCCCAGGTCACCGGCGCCACCAAGTCGGCCGACACCCGGGTCGACCCCTCGGTCGACGTGGTGGTCGGCGACGCCTTCACGGCGCTGCTCGACCCGACCCAGGCCGCGGCCGCACTGGCCGTCGCCACCAAGCCGTCGCCGACGCCCTCCCCGGTGCCCGGCAGCTGCTGA
- a CDS encoding helicase HerA-like domain-containing protein: MTTQELPSAVRDIAAGYAFTGPALELGAVLLDGAAYPGAQVRIPLGVLNRHGLVAGATGTGKTKTLQLMAEQLSAQGVPVFLADVKGDVSGISAPGAANDRVKARAGEVGQEWQGQGFPTEFYALGGLGNGIPLRATVTSFGPLLLAKVLELNETQESSLGLIFHFADKNGLELYDLKDLSAVISFLTSPEGKEQLKGIGGLSSATAGVILRSLTVLENEGAGAFFGEPEFDTAELLRTAPDGRGVVSVLELPAVQDRPRLFSTFLMWLLADLYQELPEVGDLDRPKLVFFFDEAHLLFKGASKGFLEAITQTVRLIRSKAVGIFFVTQTPKDVPADVLAQLGNRVQHALRAFTPDDAKALKATVSTFPRSTYDLTEVLTQLGTGEAVVTVLSEKGAPTPVAATRLRAPQSLMGPVEEGVLRAAVDASPLTARYRDAIDRESAYEKLAARPEPAPSAAQPEPVPEPQPVPAPKPAEEGGGLLGSLLSNPMLKSFARSAGTQLGREISRSLFGTSRRRR; the protein is encoded by the coding sequence ATGACCACCCAGGAATTGCCCTCCGCCGTCCGGGACATCGCGGCCGGGTACGCCTTCACCGGCCCCGCGCTGGAACTCGGGGCGGTGCTGCTGGACGGCGCCGCGTACCCCGGGGCGCAGGTCCGGATCCCGCTCGGTGTGCTCAACCGGCACGGGCTGGTGGCCGGCGCGACCGGCACCGGAAAGACCAAGACCCTGCAGCTGATGGCCGAACAGCTCTCGGCCCAGGGCGTGCCGGTCTTCCTGGCCGACGTCAAGGGCGACGTCTCCGGCATCTCCGCCCCGGGCGCCGCCAACGACCGGGTGAAGGCCCGGGCCGGGGAGGTCGGGCAGGAGTGGCAGGGCCAGGGCTTCCCGACCGAGTTCTACGCCCTCGGCGGCCTCGGCAACGGCATCCCGCTGCGGGCCACCGTGACCAGCTTCGGTCCGCTGCTGCTCGCCAAGGTGCTGGAGCTGAACGAGACTCAGGAGTCCTCGCTCGGCCTGATCTTCCACTTCGCCGACAAGAACGGCCTGGAGCTGTACGACCTCAAGGACCTCTCGGCGGTGATCTCCTTCCTCACCTCCCCGGAGGGAAAGGAGCAGCTCAAGGGCATCGGCGGGCTGTCGTCGGCGACCGCCGGGGTGATCCTGCGTTCGCTGACGGTGCTGGAGAACGAGGGGGCCGGGGCGTTCTTCGGCGAGCCGGAGTTCGACACCGCGGAGCTGTTGCGGACCGCGCCGGACGGGCGGGGCGTGGTCTCGGTGCTGGAGCTCCCGGCGGTGCAGGACCGGCCCCGGCTGTTCTCCACCTTCCTGATGTGGCTGCTGGCCGACCTCTACCAGGAGCTGCCCGAGGTCGGGGACCTGGACCGGCCGAAGCTGGTGTTCTTCTTCGACGAGGCGCACCTGCTCTTCAAGGGCGCCTCGAAGGGCTTCCTGGAGGCGATCACCCAGACCGTCCGGCTGATCCGCAGCAAGGCGGTCGGGATCTTCTTCGTCACCCAGACCCCGAAGGACGTCCCGGCGGACGTGCTGGCGCAGCTCGGCAACCGGGTCCAGCACGCGCTGCGGGCCTTCACCCCGGACGACGCCAAGGCGTTGAAGGCGACCGTCTCCACCTTCCCGAGGTCCACGTACGACCTGACCGAGGTGCTCACCCAGCTGGGGACGGGCGAGGCCGTGGTGACGGTGCTGTCGGAGAAGGGCGCGCCGACGCCGGTGGCGGCGACCCGGCTGCGGGCGCCGCAGTCGCTGATGGGGCCGGTGGAGGAGGGGGTGCTGCGGGCGGCGGTGGACGCCTCTCCGCTGACGGCGCGTTACCGCGACGCGATCGACCGGGAGTCGGCGTACGAGAAGCTCGCGGCGCGGCCGGAGCCGGCGCCCTCGGCGGCGCAGCCGGAGCCGGTGCCGGAGCCGCAGCCGGTGCCCGCGCCGAAGCCCGCTGAGGAGGGTGGTGGGCTGCTCGGTTCGCTGCTGAGCAACCCGATGCTGAAGTCCTTCGCCCGGTCGGCCGGGACGCAGCTGGGCCGGGAGATCTCGCGGAGCCTGTTCGGGACGTCCCGGAGGCGCCGTTAG
- the pyrB gene encoding aspartate carbamoyltransferase, which produces MSLTGKHILSSDLFDRDELERLFELADLLVPVARGQQVTRVLEGAVLASLFFEASTRTRLSCETAFLRLGGGVTSTTGMEVTSIAKGESLADTSRVVSGYCDLVVMRHPEVSSIHEFAAATNVPVINAGNGAGEHPTQALLDMFAIHREFGRLGKTVDGSRIALVGDLRHGRTVHSLVKLLSRYDDLTIVCVAPDELNMPAHLLELAAERGHRVEESDQPSLGLKDADVVYTTRLQTERFKDRPLPYSDDFRVDAALADRVFRSDAVIMHPLPRDGRPGSNDLSPDLNRDPRLAIFRQTDAGIPTRMALFASVLGVADEIRDSLRPARWYRPEYVGPDDAPFYK; this is translated from the coding sequence ATGTCACTGACCGGGAAGCACATTCTCTCCAGCGATCTCTTCGACCGTGACGAGTTGGAGCGGCTCTTCGAACTGGCCGATCTGCTGGTGCCGGTGGCCCGGGGGCAGCAGGTCACCCGGGTGCTCGAAGGGGCGGTGCTGGCCAGCCTGTTCTTCGAGGCCAGCACCCGGACCAGGCTCAGCTGCGAGACCGCCTTCCTCCGCCTCGGCGGCGGCGTCACCTCCACCACCGGGATGGAGGTCACCTCGATCGCCAAGGGCGAGTCGCTGGCCGACACCAGCCGGGTGGTCAGCGGCTACTGCGACCTGGTGGTGATGCGGCACCCCGAGGTCAGCTCGATCCACGAGTTCGCCGCCGCCACCAACGTGCCGGTGATCAACGCGGGCAACGGCGCGGGCGAGCACCCGACCCAGGCGCTGCTCGACATGTTCGCCATCCACCGGGAGTTCGGCCGCCTCGGCAAGACCGTGGACGGCAGCCGGATCGCCCTGGTCGGCGACCTGCGGCACGGCCGTACGGTGCACTCGCTGGTCAAGCTGCTCTCCCGGTACGACGACCTGACCATCGTCTGCGTCGCCCCGGACGAGCTGAACATGCCCGCCCACCTGCTGGAACTGGCCGCCGAGCGGGGCCACCGGGTGGAGGAGAGCGACCAGCCGAGCCTGGGCCTCAAGGACGCCGACGTCGTCTACACCACCCGCCTGCAGACCGAGCGCTTCAAGGACCGGCCGCTGCCCTACAGCGACGACTTCCGGGTGGACGCGGCGCTGGCCGACCGGGTGTTCCGCTCGGACGCGGTGATCATGCACCCGCTGCCCCGCGACGGCCGCCCCGGCTCCAACGACCTCAGCCCGGACCTCAACCGCGACCCCCGGCTGGCCATCTTCCGGCAGACCGACGCGGGCATCCCGACCCGGATGGCGCTGTTCGCCTCGGTGCTCGGGGTGGCCGACGAGATCCGCGACTCGCTCCGCCCGGCCCGCTGGTACCGGCCGGAGTACGTCGGGCCGGACGACGCGCCGTTCTACAAGTAG
- a CDS encoding Crp/Fnr family transcriptional regulator, whose protein sequence is MTDQTVWARNSFLAKLPQEQAAHLLGLARQVRYEPGEVILRQGDRDTHVCLLQPVDRDAVACAKVTATLENGAEGLLGIRVSGDLVGEQAAIAHGQRSATVTACSAVLVGQVTSERFLAFLAEHPGAWRAVTEVVNDRLNSANRRRLDFAAFDVAGRLSRVLVELVELHGQAVGTSHTIGVELSQPELGRLIGAGTDAVGRAMHRLKAAGLVRSQYRSVTVLDLAALRGYADDQG, encoded by the coding sequence ATGACGGATCAGACGGTGTGGGCACGCAACTCGTTCCTGGCGAAGCTGCCCCAGGAGCAGGCCGCGCACCTGCTCGGGCTGGCGCGGCAGGTGCGGTACGAGCCCGGCGAGGTGATCCTGCGGCAGGGTGACCGGGACACCCACGTCTGCCTGCTGCAGCCGGTCGACCGCGATGCGGTGGCCTGCGCCAAGGTGACCGCCACACTGGAGAACGGGGCCGAGGGCCTGCTCGGCATCCGGGTCAGCGGCGACCTGGTGGGCGAGCAGGCGGCGATCGCCCACGGGCAGCGGTCGGCCACCGTGACGGCCTGCAGCGCCGTCCTGGTCGGTCAGGTGACCAGCGAACGGTTCCTGGCCTTCCTCGCCGAGCATCCGGGCGCCTGGCGGGCCGTCACCGAGGTGGTCAACGACCGGCTCAACTCGGCCAACCGGCGGCGGCTCGACTTCGCCGCCTTCGACGTGGCCGGACGGCTCTCCCGGGTCCTGGTCGAGCTGGTGGAGCTGCACGGCCAGGCCGTCGGTACCAGCCACACCATCGGGGTGGAGCTGTCGCAGCCGGAACTGGGCCGCCTGATCGGCGCCGGTACCGACGCGGTCGGCCGGGCCATGCACCGGCTCAAGGCCGCTGGACTGGTGCGGTCGCAGTACCGGAGCGTCACGGTGCTCGACCTGGCCGCGCTGCGTGGATACGCGGACGACCAGGGCTGA
- a CDS encoding type II toxin-antitoxin system VapB family antitoxin has translation MIFKRIGNGRPYPDHGRTSTRQWADVAPRPVRLDQLVTTKGQLDLETLLAEDSTFYGDLFAHVVKWHGDLYLEDGLHRAVRAALQQRQVLHARVLEMDYPPVS, from the coding sequence GTGATCTTCAAGCGCATCGGCAACGGACGGCCGTACCCGGATCACGGCCGGACCAGCACCCGCCAGTGGGCGGACGTAGCGCCGCGCCCGGTGCGGCTGGACCAGCTGGTGACCACCAAGGGGCAACTCGACCTGGAGACCCTGCTGGCCGAGGACTCCACCTTCTACGGGGACCTCTTCGCCCACGTGGTGAAGTGGCACGGCGACCTCTACCTGGAGGACGGACTGCACCGCGCGGTGCGGGCCGCGCTCCAGCAGCGGCAGGTGCTGCACGCCCGGGTGCTGGAGATGGACTACCCGCCGGTCTCCTGA
- a CDS encoding rhomboid family intramembrane serine protease has translation MAADNTPSSLPDPARMVADARRAFFVMFGVLCLVWVVQLANWLSDYRLTVEGGILARRPDQLADLLTAPFLHVNWQHLEGNSGPLFVFGFLAAYRGIKRFLGLTALLVLTSGAAVWLFSDDRSVTVGASGVIYGYFGYVVLRGLIDRNLIDSLIGVVMGASFAYILTTAVPGTPGVSWQGHLGGLLGGLAGAWIFRTRKGADAAPVPTRAEAPQSERAQLLKELDDLGL, from the coding sequence ATGGCAGCCGACAACACGCCCAGCAGTCTCCCCGACCCGGCCCGGATGGTGGCCGACGCCCGGCGGGCCTTCTTCGTGATGTTCGGCGTGCTCTGCCTGGTCTGGGTGGTGCAGCTGGCCAACTGGCTGAGCGACTACCGGCTCACCGTCGAGGGCGGCATCCTGGCCCGCCGGCCCGACCAGCTCGCCGACCTGCTGACCGCACCCTTCCTGCATGTCAACTGGCAGCACCTGGAAGGGAATTCGGGCCCGCTGTTCGTGTTCGGCTTCCTGGCGGCCTACCGGGGCATCAAGCGCTTCCTCGGGCTGACCGCACTGCTCGTACTGACCAGCGGGGCGGCGGTCTGGCTGTTCTCGGACGACCGTTCGGTGACGGTCGGGGCGAGCGGCGTGATCTACGGGTACTTCGGCTACGTGGTGCTGCGCGGCCTGATCGACCGGAACCTGATCGACAGTCTGATCGGCGTGGTGATGGGCGCGTCCTTCGCCTACATCCTCACCACGGCGGTGCCCGGCACGCCGGGCGTGAGCTGGCAGGGCCACCTCGGCGGCCTGCTCGGCGGGCTGGCGGGCGCCTGGATCTTCCGCACCAGGAAGGGCGCCGACGCCGCCCCCGTACCCACTCGGGCGGAAGCCCCGCAGAGCGAGCGCGCGCAGCTGCTCAAGGAGCTGGACGACCTCGGCCTGTGA